The Aspergillus chevalieri M1 DNA, chromosome 5, nearly complete sequence genome includes a region encoding these proteins:
- a CDS encoding splicing regulator NSRP1-like domain-containing protein (COG:S;~EggNog:ENOG410PQ4R;~InterPro:IPR018612;~PFAM:PF09745), producing the protein MPPNLSYGLNLPNKNNKKPAPLGQKRKKTIFDDDSDDDQKPDGGEVEISTIGGINDEPAPSKSQLTKEEPSEPPSKRKPFFTTTAATSGKKTGPKPLSRNSIFADGDDEDDTEERQEANTTGGGLSVPKSQQQKTVDPSKNYTNLSALHSSKKHAQEAQELDPSIYSYDSVYDSLHVKPEQDKKAAEKSSEVPKYMTSLLRSAEIRKRDQLRARDRMLAREREAEGDEFADKEKFVTAAYKAQQEEMRRVEAEEAEREKQEEERRKKSGNVGMVGFYRDILSRDEQRHEQVLKATEEAAQRIKTGEPETEEAAEAKADEDEEKASTRRAAELNAKGAHIAVNDEGQVVDKRQLLSAGLNVAPKPKAAPSAAAAPASRGTGVPGKRFDGVRSARNDQRARTTEMIAAQLEERAKQEAEAEEARQKEVAERNKSRKSEKDVSSAKERYLARKREREAQGGK; encoded by the coding sequence ATGCCACCAAACCTCTCCTACGGCCTCAACCTCCCCaacaaaaacaacaaaaaaCCAGCCCCCCTCGGCCAAAAACGCAAGAAAACCATCTTCGACGACGACTCTGACGACGACCAAAAGCCCGATGGAGGTGAAGTCGAGATATCCACCATCGGAGGGATAAACGATGAGCCAGCGCCTTCAAAATCACAACTAACAAAGGAGGAACCCTCCGAACCACCCTCAAAACGAAAACCTTTCTTCACAACCACAGCCGCGACAAGCGGCAAAAAGACAGGCCCCAAACCACTCAGCAGAAACTCCATATTCGCCGACGgcgatgacgaggacgacaCAGAAGAACGACAAGAAGCGAATACAACCGGTGGCGGCCTTTCAGTGCCAAAATCCCAACAACAGAAGACCGTTGATCCCAGCAAAAACTACACGAACCTATCCGCACTGCACAGCAGCAAGAAACACGCGCAGGAAGCGCAGGAACTCGATCCCTCGATTTACTCCTACGATTCTGTTTACGATAGTCTACATGTAAAGCCGGAACAGGATAAGAAGGCGGCGGAGAAGAGCAGCGAAGTACCCAAGTACATGACCTCGCTCCTGCGCAGCGCGGAGATCCGGAAACGCGACCAGCTCCGCGCGCGAGATAGGATGCTTGCGCGCGAACGCGAAGCCGAGGGAGACGAGTTCGCAGATAAAGAGAAATTCGTTACGGCGGCGTACAAGGCGCAACAGGAGGAAATGCGGCGCGTGGAagctgaagaagcagagcgAGAAaaacaggaagaagagagacgCAAGAAGAGCGGAAACGTGGGCATGGTTGGATTTTACCGGGACATACTCTCGCGGGACGAGCAGCGCCATGAGCAAGTCCTCAAAGCAACGGAGGAAGCTGCCCAACGCATCAAAACCGGCGAACCCGAAACAGAAGAAGCAGCCGAAGCTAAAgcagacgaagatgaagaaaaagcCTCCACCCGCCGCGCCGCAGAACTTAACGCCAAAGGCGCCCACATCGCCGTCAACGACGAAGGCCAAGTCGTCGACAAACGCCAACTCCTCTCCGCCGGTCTCAACGTCGCTCCCAAACCCAAGGCCGCACCTTCTGCCGCTGCTGCGCCTGCGTCTCGTGGAACCGGTGTTCCTGGCAAGCGCTTCGATGGCGTGCGCTCTGCGCGTAATGACCAGCGTGCTCGGACGACGGAGATGATTGCTGCGCAGTTGGAGGAGCGTGCGAAGCAGGAGGCTGAGGCGGAGGAAGCGAGGCAGAAGGAGGTTGCGGAGCGGAATAAGAGTCGGAAGTCGGAGAAGGATGTTTCCAGTGCTAAGGAGCGGTATTTGGCAagaaagagggagagagaagCGCAGGGTGGGAAGTGA
- the TRS20 gene encoding TRAPP subunit TRS20 (BUSCO:EOG09265GGX;~COG:U;~EggNog:ENOG410PNM4;~InterPro:IPR011012,IPR006722;~PFAM:PF04628;~go_process: GO:0006888 - endoplasmic reticulum to Golgi vesicle-mediated transport [Evidence IEA]): MSYYFTILSPTDAPLFNIAFGTSKSGGDGIARFRFPDTAQYMNQFIIHSSLDIVEEAQWMNGNMYLKHIDTYPPAQAYISAFLTPSGARFLLLHQPPQLPSSTSSSGGNTGSSSLLGSSFSASALGGGGSGRASSSSIAANPTAPQTEEAVRQFMNEVYENYVKTVMSPFYRVGLEIKSPVFRARVTAAGRKWL; encoded by the exons ATGTCCTACTACTTCACAATTCTCTCGCCCACCGATGCCCCCCTTTTCAACATCGCTTTTGGCACCTCGAAAAGCGGCGGCGATGGCATCGCCCGCTTCCGATTCCCGGATACTGCGCAGTACATGAACCAGTTCATTATCCATTCGAGCTTGGATATTGTTGAGGAGGCACAGTGGATGAACGGGAATAT GTACTTAAAACACATCGACACCTACCCTCCAGCCCAAGCCTACATCTCCGCTTTCCTCACCCCTTCCGGCGCacgcttcctcctcctccaccaacccccccaactcccctcctccacctcatCCTCCGGAGGAAATACCGGCTCTTCATCGCTGCTAGGAAGTTCGTTTTCCGCATCCGCGCTGGGAGGTGGCGGCTCGGGGCGCGCATCGAGTAGTTCTATCGCGGCGAATCCAACGGCGCCGCAGACGGAGGAGGCCGTGAGGCAGTTTATGAATGAGGTTTATGAGAATTATGTCAAGACGGTGATGAGTCCATTTTATCGGGTGGGGTTGGAGATTAAGAGCCCGGTTTTTCGGGCGAGGGTTACGGCGGCGGGGAGGAAGTGGTTATGA
- a CDS encoding cysteine hydrolase family protein (COG:S;~EggNog:ENOG410PKWK;~InterPro:IPR000868,IPR036380;~PFAM:PF00857) has protein sequence MADPTDLNLDAPSDLQDIPDMPMQQLVPPPEGTYPDKDTLLQAVQGHGKAHGYNVVVKSSSTPTEKKPGRTAKVWLRCDRGGHYRPRNGLTEETRKRRRTSRLMDCPFMLVAAGTPGIWTLTVLNPTHNHGPIVEKPRQVPHHKVRKGQIAAIPYDWPHDATLTPYTTALVVVDMQKDFCASGGYMEYQGYDISASQAIVPRIQHLLNTFRSAGFPIYHTREGNTIIRRILTVVDLPGHRPDLSTLSSRETYRSRNNASGLGIGSPGPLGRLLIRGEVGHDTIDELYPIPGEPVIDKPGKGAFSYTDFELLLRNKGIKNLVFTGVTTDVCISTTMREANDRGFDCVVMEDATAASDPSLHISALESVKMEGGIFGTVAKTEDLVHAVENFKAITVKKLAPQMTG, from the exons ATGGCCGACCCCACCGATCTAAATCTCGACGCGCCTAGCGACCTTCAGGACATTCCTGATATGCCAATGCAGCAGTTGGTTCCTCCTCCGGAAGGCACCTATCCTGACAA GGACACGCTGCTTCAAGCCGTGCAAGGCCATGGAAAAGCCCATGGGTACAATGTGGTCGTCAAGTCCTCGAGCACTCCAACCGAAAAGAAGCCCGGACGCACCGCCAAGGTATGGCTACGGTGCGATCGCGGTGGACACTATCGTCCGCGAAATGGTCTGACGGAGGAGACAAGGAAACGACGCAGAACGTCGCGATTAATGGATTGTCCATTCATGCTGGTAGCAGCTGGTACTCCTGGCATTTGGACATTGACCGTTTTGAACCCGACGCACAACCATGGCCCGATTGTCGAAAAGCCCCGACAGGTGCCCCATCACAAGGTGCGAAAGGGCCAGATTGCGGCCATTCCGTACGATTGGCCACATGATGCCACTCTCACACCTTATACGACGGCATTGGTGGTGGTCGACATGCAAAAGGACT TCTGCGCATCAGGTGGCTACATGGAGTATCAAGGATACGACATTTCTGCTTCCCAAGCTATCGTTCCCCGGATCCAGCATTTACTAAACACTTTCCGCTCAGCTGGATTCCCAATCTACCACACAAGAGAAGGTAACACGATCATCCGAAGAATTCTGACAGTCGTTGACTTGCCAGGCCACCGTCCCGATTTATCCACTTTATCCAGTCGAGAAACCTATCGGTCCAGGAATAATGCCTCGGGGCTCGGGATCGGATCCCCTGGCCCGCTGGGGCGGCTCCTGATCCGCGGAGAAGTGGGCCATGACACGATAGACGAATTGTACCCAATCCCGGGTGAACCGGTCATCGACAAGCCTGGGAAGGGCGCCTTTTCATACACGGATTTTGAACTTCTACTCCGAAACAAGGGAATCAAGAACCTTGTCTTCACAGGAGTCACCACAGACGTGTGTATATCCACGACCATGCGCGAAGCCAACGATCGAGGATTCGACTGTGTCGTGATGGAAGATGCCACTGCGGCTAGTGATCCATCTCTTCACATCAGCGCCTTGGAATCAGTCAAGATGGAGGGTGGAATCTTTGGCACAGTAGCCAAGACAGAAGATTTGGTGCACGCGGTTGAGAATTTCAAAGCCATCACTGTGAAGAAGCTGGCACCACAGATGACGGGTTGA
- the nde1 gene encoding nuclear distribution protein NudE (COG:Z;~EggNog:ENOG410PIRG;~InterPro:IPR006964,IPR033494;~PFAM:PF04880;~go_process: GO:2000574 - regulation of microtubule motor activity [Evidence IEA]) gives MPSADDSAKRPNGTSSRGDELAYYKAQYEQLESELADFQASSRDLEAELEKDIEASEKRERKLKEKVEALGYEVEEWKTKCKQSKTEGNSAQNTLQKEITTLRDANRTLHLKLRDIEVANDDYERQARNTTSSLEDLEYKYNAAIERGVLLEEEIKNGDQEREQLRIENQRLRDELSDLKIETEIVQEKLRNAEMTTGRRIRRPTPLYRSPSTPQTPEIFDRSPGTSIISSPLFNSVNTTPTKLTMASATATPPSPPISESSSSMRKSINGAPNFPRLKASAGEPLTSRTLHASRSSQRLAHSRATSAFANGNRSSTLSASSRTSVPRSNHSFHNSTSSLNGSTTNGAGRTLAKSGSLCQIRGLIGKMQKLEERVQSAKSKLPPPSESPSRASSRAGSAMGSAMGDSPVASTITVRRDSRNRRSGSSFSSSVRDGDSVPSYLTQSRPSFSTRTPGDSRPSSRTSFSSRSSVSHTTHPSVTLSTRPESRQSRTKTPLGHYSTNPMTEGRRPRSSLSNHTAQSSIVSGMSNIDEDEGLAKDFAMRATISECRGTRLPSVTAMNGTWKKRSTSGIPAPRSLKTSIGVEEGTRMSPPERKPALADLGETF, from the exons ATGCCATCGGCCGATGACTCTGCTAAGCGGCCCAATGGGACGAGCTCCAGGGGGGATGAGCTGGCTTACTACAAGGCACAATATGAACAACTAGAGTCGGAGCTGGCGGACTTTCAGGCCTCGAGCCGAGACCTGGAGGcggagctggagaaggaTATTGAGGCATCGGAAAAGCGAGAGCGGAAGCTGAAGGAAAAGGTGGAGGCTTTGGGATATGAAGTTGAGGAGTGGAAG ACCAAGTGCAAGCAATCCAAGACCGAGGGAAATTCGGCGCAGAACACTCTGCAAAAAGAGATTACGACGCTACGAGATGCGAACCGAACCCTACATTTGAAGTTGCGTGATATTGAGGTTGCCAACGACGATTATGAGCGCCAGGCCCGAAACACCACGTCATCGCTGGAGGATCTGGAATACAAGTACAACGCGGCCATCGAACGAGGGGTGctcctggaggaggaaattAAGAACGGAGACCAGGAACGCGAACAGCTTCGTATCGAGAACCAACGTCTTCGTGATGAGCTGTCCGACTTGAAGATCGAGACCGAGATCGTCCAAGAGAAACTGCGGAATGCCGAGATGACCACGGGTCGCCGGATCAGGAGACCTACGCCCTTGTACCGCAGCCCGTCCACCCCGCAGACGCCTGAGATTTTCGATCGCTCCCCAGGCACATCCATCATTTCGTCGCCATTGTTCAATTCAGTCAATACGACCCCGACTAAACTCACAATGGCATCCGCGACGGCCACTCCGCCCTCACCGCCCATTTCCGAGTCGTCATCCAGTATGCGCAAGTCCATCAACGGGGCTCCCAATTTCCCGCGTCTGAAGGCTTCTGCAGGGGAACCCCTGACGTCCCGAACCTTGCATGCTTCACGAAGCTCCCAACGATTGGCTCATTCGCGTGCCACGTCGGCCTTCGCCAATGGCAATCGTTCCTCGACCCTGTCGGCATCGTCCCGCACGAGCGTCCCTAGGTCCAACCACTCTTTCCATAACAGCACTAGTAGCCTGAATGGCTCCACTACTAATGGCGCTGGCCGGACACTGGCCAAATCGGGTTCCCTGTGTCAGATTCGTGGTCTAATTGGCAAGATGCAGAAACTCGAGGAGCGGGTGCAGTCGGCCAAGTCCAAACTCCCGCCGCCATCGGAATCACCTTCGCGTGCGTCGTCCCGAGCGGGATCAGCCATGGGATCAGCCATGGGAGACAGTCCGGTTGCCTCAACCATTACCGTTCGAAGAGACTCCCGGAATCGTCGGAGTGGCAGCAGTTTCAGCTCTTCGGTTCGGGACGGCGACAGCGTACCCTCTTATCTCACACAGAGTCGACCATCGTTTAGCACGCGGACCCCCGGTGACAGCCGTCCCAGCAGCCGCACGAGTTTTTCGAGTCGCAGCTCCGTCAGCCACACAACACATCCCAGCGTGACACTCTCGACACGACCCGAGAGTCGTCAGAGCCGGACCAAGACGCCGCTGGGACATTATTCGACCAATCCGATGACGGAGGGCCGGCGACCTCGATCGTCGCTCAGTAACCACACGGCCCAATCGTCCATTGTCAGTGGCATGTCCAATatcgatgaagatgaaggtcTGGCCAAGGACTTTGCCATGCGCGCCACGATCAGTGAGTGTCGCGGAACTCGACTGCCATCGGTTACTGCCATGAATGGAACATGGAAGAAGCGGTCTACCAGTGGGATCCCAGCTCCGCGGAGTCTTAAGACTAGCATCGGGGTTGAAGAGGGCACTCGTATGAGCCCACCCGAACGCAAGCCCGCCCTTGCTGATCTCGGCGAGACGTTTTGA